Proteins encoded by one window of Burkholderia plantarii:
- a CDS encoding MFS transporter has product MAAPRFDCPMTRSSSPALATQPAAASRSRVLWLSCTAHALHDGYTDMIYALLPVWQADFGLSYGALAALRAIYAGTMATLQLPAGWLARRLGTRATLALGTLLAAFGYAVAGMSGTLFGLCVALALSGSGSSTQHPLASGAVSRVYGRDARGPLSLYNFSGDLGKSALPAAISLMVTVMPWRHALWSVSVIGVAVAALIALFLPAIPRGHVAVEGAASRRDGGARSGFSLLFTIGVLDTAVRMGLLTFLPFLMKDKGISPSMMGTALALVFIGGAAGKFACGWLGARMGVIGTVLATEGGTAALILAVIWLPLAPAMVLLPLLGMMLNGTSSVLYGTVPELTPVEHTERAFALFYTGTIASGALSPIAYAFLGDRVGVHGATFATAATALAVLPLALMLRRHLRAA; this is encoded by the coding sequence TCGCGTTCGCGCGTGTTGTGGCTCTCCTGCACGGCGCATGCGCTGCACGACGGCTATACCGACATGATCTATGCGCTGCTGCCGGTCTGGCAGGCCGACTTCGGTCTCAGCTACGGCGCGCTGGCCGCCCTGCGCGCGATCTACGCGGGCACCATGGCCACGCTGCAACTGCCCGCCGGCTGGCTCGCGCGGCGCCTCGGCACGCGCGCCACGCTCGCGCTCGGCACCCTGCTGGCCGCGTTCGGCTACGCCGTGGCCGGCATGTCGGGCACGCTGTTCGGCCTGTGCGTGGCGCTCGCGCTCTCCGGAAGCGGTTCGAGCACGCAGCATCCGCTTGCCTCGGGCGCCGTTTCGCGCGTGTATGGGCGCGACGCCCGCGGGCCGCTCAGCCTCTACAACTTCTCCGGCGACCTCGGCAAATCCGCGTTGCCGGCCGCCATCTCGCTGATGGTCACCGTCATGCCGTGGCGTCACGCGCTGTGGAGCGTGTCGGTGATCGGCGTGGCGGTGGCGGCTTTGATTGCACTTTTTCTCCCCGCGATACCGAGGGGCCACGTGGCCGTCGAAGGCGCCGCGAGCCGTCGCGACGGTGGCGCGCGCAGCGGCTTCTCGCTGCTGTTCACGATCGGCGTGCTCGACACGGCCGTGCGCATGGGGTTGCTCACGTTCCTGCCGTTCCTGATGAAGGACAAAGGCATCTCGCCATCGATGATGGGCACCGCGCTCGCGCTCGTGTTCATCGGCGGGGCCGCCGGCAAGTTCGCCTGCGGCTGGCTCGGCGCGCGGATGGGCGTGATCGGCACCGTGCTCGCGACCGAAGGCGGCACGGCCGCGCTGATCCTCGCCGTGATCTGGCTGCCGCTGGCGCCGGCCATGGTGCTGCTGCCGCTGCTGGGCATGATGCTCAACGGTACGTCGTCCGTGCTCTACGGCACCGTGCCCGAGCTGACGCCGGTCGAACACACCGAGCGCGCGTTCGCGCTGTTCTACACCGGCACGATCGCGTCGGGTGCGCTCTCCCCGATTGCCTACGCGTTCCTCGGCGACCGGGTCGGCGTCCACGGCGCCACGTTCGCGACGGCGGCCACCGCGCTGGCCGTGCTGCCGCTGGCGCTGATGCTTCGCCGGCATTTGCGCGCGGCATGA
- a CDS encoding ferredoxin--NADP reductase yields the protein MSAYTEQTVLSVHHWNDTLFSFRAERPAGLRFSSGHFVMIGCEIDGKPLTRAYSIASAAHADHLEFFSIKVPNGPLTSRLQYLKPGDKLLVSRKPVGTLVLDDLLPGRRLYLFGSGTGLAPFMSVIQDPEVYERFEQVVLVHGVRYVSELAYADFIREELPGSEFLGEMLRDKLVYYPTVTREPFHNRGRITDLIESGKLFEDLGVPPLSREHDRAMLCGSPSLLNDLCALLDARGLRVSPHQGEPGDYVIERAFVEK from the coding sequence ATGTCCGCCTATACCGAACAGACCGTCCTCAGCGTCCATCACTGGAACGACACCTTGTTCAGCTTCCGCGCCGAGCGGCCCGCCGGGCTGCGCTTCTCCAGCGGCCACTTCGTCATGATCGGCTGCGAGATCGACGGCAAGCCGCTCACGCGCGCCTACAGCATCGCCAGCGCCGCGCATGCCGACCATCTCGAGTTCTTCAGCATCAAGGTGCCCAACGGCCCGCTCACCTCGCGCCTGCAGTACCTGAAGCCCGGCGACAAGCTGCTGGTGTCGCGCAAGCCGGTCGGCACGCTGGTGCTCGACGACCTGCTGCCGGGCCGGCGGCTCTACCTGTTCGGCTCCGGCACCGGGCTCGCGCCGTTCATGAGCGTGATCCAGGATCCCGAGGTGTACGAGCGCTTCGAGCAGGTGGTGCTGGTGCATGGCGTGCGCTACGTGAGCGAGCTGGCCTATGCCGACTTCATCCGCGAGGAGCTGCCCGGCAGCGAGTTCCTCGGCGAGATGCTGCGCGACAAGCTGGTCTATTACCCGACCGTCACGCGCGAGCCGTTCCACAATCGCGGCCGCATCACCGACCTGATCGAGAGCGGCAAGCTGTTCGAGGATCTCGGCGTGCCGCCGCTGTCGCGCGAGCATGATCGCGCGATGCTGTGCGGCAGCCCCTCGCTGTTGAACGATCTGTGCGCGCTGCTCGATGCGCGCGGCCTGCGCGTCTCGCCGCATCAGGGCGAGCCGGGCGACTACGTGATCGAGCGCGCGTTCGTCGAGAAGTAA
- a CDS encoding SDR family oxidoreductase has translation MSSVSQAPLILITGGSRGVGAATARLAAARGYDVAISFVADEAAALGVAADVKALGRRALPVRADSADPEQVAALFAAIDREFGRIDVLVNNAAIIARQSRLEDLGFERMQRVFAVNAIGPMLCAQQAVKRMAYRHHGRGGAVINVSSASARLGSPNEYVDYAASKGAIETFTTGLAKEVAREGIRVNCVRPGHIYTDMHASGGEPGRVDRVKDSIPMGRGGQPEEVARAILWLASAEASFVTGTFLDATGGK, from the coding sequence ATGAGTTCCGTTTCGCAGGCCCCGCTGATCCTGATCACGGGAGGCAGCCGCGGCGTGGGCGCGGCCACCGCAAGGCTGGCCGCCGCGCGCGGTTACGACGTGGCGATCAGCTTCGTCGCCGACGAAGCCGCGGCCCTCGGCGTGGCGGCCGACGTGAAGGCGCTCGGGCGACGGGCCTTGCCCGTGCGGGCCGACAGCGCGGACCCGGAGCAAGTTGCCGCGCTGTTTGCCGCGATCGACCGTGAATTCGGCCGGATCGACGTGCTCGTGAACAACGCCGCGATCATCGCGCGGCAGTCACGCCTCGAGGATCTCGGCTTCGAGCGCATGCAGCGCGTGTTCGCCGTGAACGCGATCGGCCCGATGCTCTGCGCGCAGCAGGCGGTGAAACGGATGGCCTATCGCCACCACGGGCGCGGCGGTGCCGTGATCAACGTCTCGTCGGCATCGGCCCGGCTCGGTAGTCCCAACGAATATGTCGACTACGCGGCGTCGAAGGGAGCCATCGAAACGTTCACGACCGGCCTCGCCAAGGAAGTGGCGCGCGAAGGGATCCGCGTGAACTGCGTGCGGCCGGGGCATATCTATACCGACATGCACGCCAGCGGCGGCGAGCCGGGGCGCGTGGATCGAGTGAAGGATTCGATCCCGATGGGACGCGGCGGGCAACCGGAGGAAGTGGCGCGCGCGATTCTGTGGCTGGCGAGCGCGGAGGCGTCGTTCGTGACGGGGACGTTTCTCGATGCGACGGGGGGGAAGTGA
- a CDS encoding MFS transporter, whose amino-acid sequence MQIRSEDAWRYRWLLVIAGGVVMGGALGVRSVQGLFLVPVTLDHGWSREAFGLAFALQNLIWGISQPFTGMIADRYGSARVIFAGSVLYALGLVVMALAASTGVYTLGTGVMVGIALSGTAFGAVYGALSRLFPPEHRSWALGISGTIGGLGQFVMVPLAQGVIDSFGWVRAIFVLAAVMLATAPLAAWLRDRPLERGAEGGQHQTIRAAVHEALTHRGFWLLNIGFFACGFQLAFVAAHMPAYLLDHGMSARQASISLAIIALANTVGTFLCGYAGGFWRRKYLLAGIYFTRVIAMALFVLLPLTPASLYVFSFVTGLIWLGTVPLTSGVVSQVFGVRYIATLFGFVFFGHQLGSFFGVWIGSLVYDAVHSYLPLWYGSMALGVVAGLVHLPINDSSVPRLSAAPAAQPA is encoded by the coding sequence ATGCAGATTCGTTCGGAGGACGCCTGGCGCTACCGCTGGCTGCTGGTGATCGCGGGCGGCGTGGTGATGGGCGGCGCGCTCGGCGTGCGCAGCGTGCAGGGCCTGTTCCTGGTGCCGGTCACGCTCGATCACGGCTGGTCCCGCGAGGCATTCGGCCTCGCCTTCGCGCTGCAGAACCTGATCTGGGGCATCTCGCAACCGTTCACGGGGATGATCGCCGACCGCTACGGCTCGGCGCGCGTGATCTTCGCGGGCAGCGTGCTCTACGCGCTGGGCCTCGTGGTGATGGCACTCGCCGCCTCCACCGGCGTCTACACGCTCGGCACCGGCGTGATGGTCGGCATCGCGCTGTCGGGCACCGCGTTCGGCGCCGTGTACGGCGCGCTCTCGCGGCTGTTCCCGCCCGAGCACCGCAGCTGGGCGCTCGGCATCTCGGGCACGATCGGCGGGCTCGGCCAGTTCGTGATGGTGCCGCTCGCGCAGGGCGTGATCGATTCGTTCGGCTGGGTGCGCGCGATCTTCGTGCTGGCCGCGGTGATGCTGGCCACCGCGCCGCTCGCGGCCTGGCTGCGCGACCGGCCGCTCGAACGCGGCGCCGAGGGCGGCCAGCACCAGACGATCCGCGCGGCGGTCCACGAGGCGCTCACCCACCGCGGCTTCTGGCTGCTCAACATCGGCTTCTTCGCCTGCGGCTTCCAGCTCGCGTTCGTGGCCGCGCACATGCCGGCCTACCTGCTCGACCACGGAATGAGCGCGCGCCAGGCCAGCATCTCGCTGGCCATCATCGCGCTGGCCAACACCGTCGGCACCTTCCTGTGCGGCTACGCGGGCGGCTTCTGGCGCCGCAAGTACCTGCTGGCCGGCATCTACTTCACGCGCGTGATCGCGATGGCGCTGTTCGTGCTGCTGCCGCTCACGCCGGCGAGCCTCTACGTGTTCTCGTTCGTCACCGGCCTGATCTGGCTCGGCACGGTGCCGCTCACGAGCGGCGTGGTCTCGCAGGTGTTCGGGGTGCGCTACATCGCGACGCTGTTCGGCTTCGTGTTCTTCGGCCACCAGCTCGGCAGCTTCTTCGGCGTCTGGATCGGCAGCCTCGTCTACGACGCCGTGCATTCGTACCTGCCGCTCTGGTACGGCTCGATGGCGCTCGGCGTGGTGGCGGGCCTCGTGCATCTGCCGATCAACGACAGCAGCGTGCCGCGCCTCTCGGCGGCACCGGCCGCGCAGCCGGCATGA
- a CDS encoding formyltetrahydrofolate deformylase has product MRGGQTHPAAGREFVLRLSCPDSRGVVYAVSRALYEAGCNIVDTQQFSDFDARAASSPSAPAAPAAADGAAARGRFFMRVHLDAPGAATGPDAIARLLDPLRRDYDMQIEVHDAGWRPRAAILVSREGHCLNDLIFRQSVGQLPVEIAAVVSNHEDLREMAERSGLAFHHLPLDAAAGGKPAQEARVLALLERERVELVVLARYMQILSPELCASLRGRAINIHHSFLPSFKGAQPYRQAHARGVKLIGATAHYVTSDLDEGPIIEQDVERVDHAAGPRELAAIGRDIECVVLARALKWHCEHRVLMNGARTVVFR; this is encoded by the coding sequence CTGCGCGGCGGCCAGACCCATCCGGCCGCCGGCCGCGAATTCGTGCTGCGGCTGTCGTGTCCCGACAGCCGCGGCGTGGTGTACGCCGTCTCGCGCGCGCTCTACGAGGCCGGCTGCAACATCGTCGACACGCAGCAGTTCAGCGACTTCGATGCACGCGCCGCGTCCTCCCCATCGGCTCCGGCCGCCCCGGCAGCGGCCGACGGCGCCGCCGCGCGGGGCCGCTTCTTCATGCGCGTTCACCTCGACGCGCCCGGCGCCGCGACCGGCCCCGACGCGATCGCGCGGCTGCTCGACCCGCTGCGCCGCGACTACGACATGCAGATCGAAGTCCACGACGCCGGCTGGCGGCCGCGCGCCGCGATCCTGGTGAGCCGCGAGGGCCATTGCCTGAACGACCTGATCTTCCGCCAGAGCGTGGGGCAGCTGCCGGTGGAGATCGCCGCCGTGGTGTCGAACCACGAGGACCTGCGCGAGATGGCCGAGCGTTCGGGCCTGGCGTTCCATCATCTGCCGCTCGACGCGGCCGCGGGCGGCAAGCCGGCGCAGGAAGCGCGCGTGCTCGCTCTGCTGGAGCGCGAGCGCGTGGAGCTGGTGGTGCTCGCGCGCTACATGCAGATCCTCTCGCCCGAGCTGTGCGCGAGCCTGCGCGGGCGCGCGATCAACATCCACCACAGCTTCCTGCCGAGCTTCAAGGGCGCCCAGCCTTACCGCCAGGCGCACGCGCGCGGCGTCAAGCTGATCGGCGCGACGGCTCACTACGTGACCTCCGATCTCGACGAAGGGCCGATCATCGAGCAGGACGTCGAGCGCGTCGACCACGCGGCCGGCCCGCGCGAGCTGGCCGCGATCGGCCGCGACATCGAATGCGTGGTGCTCGCGCGCGCGCTCAAGTGGCACTGCGAGCACCGCGTGCTGATGAACGGCGCGCGCACCGTCGTGTTCCGTTGA
- a CDS encoding acyl carrier protein has protein sequence MSDVTTKHEIIDVIRTELLPALESVAGVDPADIGADTRLLGEGLALDSLDVLDLQVALEGRFRVSLPVLNRALIEASGNSVGGLAALVIEHRSQATA, from the coding sequence ATGAGCGACGTAACGACGAAGCACGAGATCATCGACGTGATCAGGACCGAACTGCTGCCCGCGCTCGAATCGGTGGCCGGCGTGGACCCGGCCGACATCGGCGCCGACACGCGCCTGCTCGGCGAGGGGCTGGCGCTCGATTCGCTCGACGTGCTGGACCTGCAGGTGGCGCTCGAAGGCCGCTTCCGGGTCAGCCTGCCGGTGCTGAACCGCGCGCTGATCGAGGCCTCGGGCAACAGCGTGGGCGGGCTCGCCGCGCTGGTGATCGAGCATCGGTCGCAGGCCACCGCATGA